A region of Colletotrichum higginsianum IMI 349063 chromosome 10, whole genome shotgun sequence DNA encodes the following proteins:
- a CDS encoding Glycosyl hydrolase family 3 N terminal domain-containing protein, giving the protein MLLKASDNERIDPAVPASQPTMDSKAREPKCINAMHPRAADDEKMPLLLNGQSCSFSTDMMPDESQSHHPRATTTTTSTTSTIPTKELDYDNRSTAERPRLAARRLLPKCTRPWITGVFALYLTGLILISVYYASKLFDAGSWPAPARRPAQPAASPASPVSPASPVRNREAAVSKAAAFVARLNLTEKTRMVTGRLGLEAGGCIGNIAPVERVGFPGLCLLDGPTALDRADLVSVFPAGLTTAASWDKELIYQRGRALGDEFRDKGVHVGLGPVAGPLGRQPLGGRNWEGFSVDPYLTGVAMRLTIEGMQAAGVQACAKHLIGNEQETQRTNSWLANGTEMAAISSNMDDRTLHELYLWPFADSVRAGVASVMCSYNRLNQTYACENSALLNDVLKTELAFEGYVMSDWFATHSGADAINNGLDMNMPGPIGHAQALTGETYWGPNITRMIRDGSVLEARLDEMVRLIMTQYYLFDQDAADYPAVDPSIIYTIAAQSNLLDLVPLEPPPSRDVRRDHAKLIRKLGAEATVLLKNVNGTLPLGKPTNIGVFGNDAADPADGLVFGAGFEIGTLSVGGGSGTGRHTYLVSPLEAIRARARGTGARVQHILNNKVLAAGDFSGLYPVPEVCLVFLNTFASEAYDRTSHEADWNSTLVVENVARRCPNTVVVTHSAGINTLPWAGNPNVTAILAAHLPGQETGNSVVDVLWGDVNPSGRLPYSIPVDPKDTDIPIVNLTEAEVTSPTAWQANFTEGLLIDYRQLDANDIDPLYEFGFGLSYTTFDLESSLKVEQLVSSVAAAPDPATPNAPGGNPELWEPVVRVTARVKNTGSVAGATVPQLYVSLPMDAVPEGTPVQVLRGFEKVSLEPGESVVVDFELLRRDVSYWDVPSQTWVIPDGPIGFRVGFSSRDIRATASRAVRSS; this is encoded by the exons ATGTTGTTGAAGGCATCGGACAACGAACGCATCGATCCCGCCGTGCCCGCCAGCCAGCCCACCATGGACTCCAAGGCCCGAGAGCCAAAGTGCATCAATGCCATGCATCCCCGagctgccgacgacgagaagatgCCGCTCCTTTTGAACGGCCAGTCCTGCAGCTTCTCAACCGACATGATGCCCGATGAGAGCCAatctcatcatcctcgcgCCACCACTACTACGACTAGCACCACCAGCACAATTCCCACCAAGGAACTCGACTACGACAACCGCTCTACCGCCGAGAGGCCCAGACTAGCAGCCCGCCGCCTTCTGCCGAAATGTACGAGACCATGGATCACCGGCGTGTTCGCCTTGTACCTCACGGGCCTCATCCTAATCTCGGTCTACTATGCCAGCAAGCTATTCGACGCCGGCAGCTGGCCAGCCCCAGCCCGCCGTCCAGCACAACCAGCTGCTTCTCCGGCCTCTCCGGTCTCTCCAGCCTCGCCAGTCCGGAACCGGGAGGCGGCCGTCTCCAAGGCGGCCGCCTTTGTGGCGCGGCTCAACCTGACGGAAAAGACGCGCATGGTCACTGGCCGACTCGGTCTTGAGGCCGGCGGCTGCATCGGCAACATCGCGCCGGTCGAGCGCGTCGGCTTCCCGGGCCTCTGTCTGCTCGACGGGCCCACGGCGCTGGAccgcgccgacctcgtcagCGTCTTCCCGGCAGGGCTCACGACGGCCGCCAGCTGGGACAAGGAGCTCATCTACCAGCGCGGCAGGGCCCTGGGCGACGAGTTTCGCGACAAGGGCGTCCACGTCGGGCTCGG CCCAGTCGCCGGGCCTCTTGGACGCCAGCCGCTGGGCGGCCGCAACTGGGAGGGCTTCTCGGTCGACCCGTACCTTACGGGCGTCGCCATGCGGCTCACCATCGAGGGCATGCAGGCCGCGGGCGTGCAGGCCTGCGCCAAGCACTTGATCGGCAACGAGCAGGAGACGCAGCGGACCAACTCGTGGctcgccaacggcaccgagatggccgccatctcgtccaACATGGACGACCGCACCCTGCACGAGCTGTACCTCTGGCCCTTTGCCGACTCCGTCCGGGCCGGCGTGGCGAGCGTCATGTGCAGCTACAACCGCCTGAACCAGACGTACGCGTGCGAGAACTCGGCCCTGCTGAACGACGTGCTCAAGACGGAGCTGGCCTTCGAGGGCTACGTCATGTCGGACTGGTTCGCCACGCACTcgggcgccgacgccatcaacaacggGCTCGACATGAACATGCCCGGCCCCATCGGCCACGCGCAGGCCCTCACGGGCGAGACGTACTGGGGCCCGAACATCACGCGCATGATCAGGGACGGCTCCGTCCTCGAGGCGCGCCTGGACGAGATGGTCCGGCTCATCATGACGCAGTACTACCTCTTCGAccaggacgccgccgactACCCGGCCGTCGACCCGTCCATCATCTACACCATCGCGGCCCAGTCGAacctgctcgacctcgtgcccctcgagccgccgccgagccggGACGTGCGGCGCGACCACGCGAAGCTCATCCGGAAGCTGGGCGCCGAGGCGACGGTCCTCCTCAAGAACGTCAACGGCACCTTGCCGCTCGGGAAACCGACCAACATCGGCGTCTTTGgcaacgacgccgccgacccgGCCGACGGGCTGGTCTTTGGCGCCGGCTTCGAAATCGGCACGCtctccgtcggcggcgggtcCGGCACGGGGCGGCACACGTACCTCGTCTCGCCGCTCGAGGCCAtcagggcgagggcgcgcggGACCGGCGCCCGCGTGCAGCACATCCTGAACAACAAGgtgctggccgccggcgacttCAGCGGCCTCTACCCGGTGCCCGAGGTctgcctcgtcttcctcaacACGTTCGCGTCCGAGGCCTACGACCGGACGAGCCACGAGGCGGACTGGAACTCGACGCTGGTCGTCGAGAACGTGGCGAGGCGGTGCCCCAACACCGTCGTCGTGACGCACTCGGCCGGCATCAACACGCTGCCGTGGGCCGGCAACCCGAACGTCACGGCCATCTTGGCGGCCCATCTCCCGGGGCAAGAGACGGGGAactccgtcgtcgacgtcctctGGGGCGATGTGAATCCGTCGGGCAGGCTGCCCTACTCGATCCCCGTCGACCCGAAAGACACGGATATCCCCATCGTCAAcctcaccgaggccgaggtcacGTCGCCCACGGCCTGGCAGGCCAACTTCACCGAGGGCCTTTTGATAGACTACCGGCAGCTGGACGCCAATGATATCGATCCCCTGTACGAGTTCGGCTTCGGTCTGAGCTACACCACCTTCGACCTGGAGTCGTCTCTGAAGGTCGAGCAACTCGTCAGCAGCGTCGCGGCCGCGCCAGACCCCGCCACGCCCAACGCCCCTGGGGGCAACCCGGAGCTCTGGGAGCCCGTCGTCCGCGTGACCGCTCGCGTCAAGAACACCGGGTCCGTTGCCGGCGCGACAGTCCCCCAGCTCTACGTCTCGTTGCCGATGGACGCCGTCCCTGAGGGCACGCCCGTTCAGGTGCTGCGGGGGTTCGAGAAGGTCTCCTTGGAGCCGGGGGAGTCTGTTGTTGTTGACTtcgagctgctgcggcgCGATGTAAGTTACTGGGACGTGCCGTCGCAGACCTGGGTGATCCCGGATGGTCCGATCGGGTTCCGCGTTGGTTTTAGTTCTCGGGATATCCGCGCGACGGCGAGTCGTGCTGTTCGTTCATCGTAG